cgcatttgtcggaaccgacgATATCTGATCACTATAAGATATAGCCGCTCTCACACACTgttcaatgaaaatcaaattcttgtatgagAACTTTGATAAATTATCTTATCGAAATCCGACATAGATTATTCTTTTAAGTAATTTCccaattgttcagatcgaacctcTAAAGGCGATGCTgctattcaaacatattttttgctttaatattcAATTGTAGCTGTGTAACTTATTTTTCAGATGGGTACTTTGGCAGGTAATCTTATCATGAAGCACAACCATAATGATTTTCCCTCCGATGTGTACATCATTTTTGAAGCACTAAAGGCACAAGTGGTACTTCAAGAAAGTCTCataaaagaaaaagcagtaaCAATGACAGAGTTCCTGAAAATTGATATGAGtggtaaaattattaaagaaattattctCCGACCTTACATACATGagcaatatatttttgattcttACAaggtaaatataatatttcccATTTCactattgtattatattttttataatctcATATGTGATAGATTATGATAAGAGCACAAAATGCACATGCCTACGTTAACGCTGCATTTCTAATAAGTGTAGAAAGACCAAGCcttaaaatacaaaatgctCGTATTTGTTTCGGAGGTATAAGTCCTGGCTTTATTCATGCGATGGAAATCGAAGAATTTATGAAAGGAACACAGCTAAACGATTCACAAGTTATAGCAAAGATTTTCTCAATAGCCAGTAGTACTTTCATTGCTGATTCAGCCCCATCTAATGGTTCGCCTGAATATAGACAGAAACTTGCCGCCGGTCTTCTTTATAAAACCATATTGAAAAATACTCCAGAAAGCTTAATTCCACAGCGATTACTAAGCGGTGCGGAAATCCTCAAGCGTCCAGTATCCTCAGGTAAACAATTGTTTGAAATTATACCAGAAGATTTTCCTGTGCACCAACCCATTGAAAAATACGAAGGTTTAACGCAAACAGCAGGGGAAGCAACTTATGCAAATGACATTCCTGTAGCAGTAAACCAACTGTGGGCTGCTTTTGTTACTGCTAAACTTGTGGGGGCTACGGTAGCAAGTATTGACACTTCTGCCGCATTTAAATTACCAGGTGTCGTTGCATTCTTAACATCCAAAGATATCCCAGGAAAAAATACAATTAGCGGCGATGAACCCATGTTTTTCTTGGAAAACGAAGAACTATTTGTTAGCGgtgcaattaaattttacaataagcCTATCGGGGTAATAGTAGCGGGGTCAAATGCTACTGCTAATATGGCTGCCGAATTAGTAAAGATCACTTATGTATGACGGCGAAGGAAGTGAAGTTTTTCCTACTTTACATGATGTTCTCAAGAGCAGCCGCTCAGATAGAATCAATCATACGGTTAAGTCACTCATAGAAAAtctaaatattgaagaaaattatgATGTATGTGGTTTAGGAAAATTGGATTTGGGTCTGCAATATCATTTTTTCTTGGAACCGCATACCGCTGCAGTTATACCATTCGAAGGTGGATTGGAGGTATATGCAACTACTCAGTGGATGGACCTTCTACAAGGCGTATTAACAGAATTACTTGATATGAAATCCAAGTGAAAGTACGTCGTTTGGGTGGCGGATTTGGTGGTAAAGGAACTCGAAACTCCTTTGCTGCTTGTGCTGCATCTTTAGCTGCCCTCAAGCTTAATCGCCCGGTGCGTTTTGTTCAATCTATAGAATCGATGATGAATGTTCTAGGAAAGCGGTGGGCTTTTCATTGCCAGTACGAATTTTACGTTAAACATACAGGAAAAATAGTTGCTTTGCGTAGTGAGTTTTATGAGGACGCAGGATATCAATCCAATGAATCACCAATGGGTCACACTGTTTTAGTATCAAAAAATTGCTATGAATTTACTGACAATTATAAATTGGATGGCTATATGGTTTTAACCGATTCACCCAGTAACACACCGTGCCGAGGGCCTGGTTCAGTGGAGGGAATTGCAATGATTGAGAACATTATCGAACATATTTCTTTTGAAACAGGACTAGACCCAATCGACGTACGAAAAGCAAACTTAATTCCAGGTCATAAAATGGAACAAATGTTGGTATACTTTATACAGTCGACTGATTACAAAATGCGAAAGCAGAAAGttaaaacatttaatgaaaataatcgCTGGCGAAAGAAAGGTTTAGGGATCGCCATCATGGAGTACCATATTGGATATTTTGGACAATTTCCCGCCACCTTGGCTATTTATCATCGTGATGGCACTGTCATCATTTCGCATGGTGGTATCGAAATGGGTCAAGGCATGAACACGAAAATAGCACAATTAGCGTCTCTTGAGTTAGGCATACCAGTGGATATGATTCGATTCGAAGGGAGCAATACTGTTAATGGTGCCAATAGCATGGTGACTGGAGGATCCATTGGCAGCGAAACACTCTGCTACGTATATATTTTCCGATTATTGCATatttgtttcattaaatttatatatattttaggcgGTGCGTAAATGTTGTAATATAATTAACGAACGTCTGAAAAATGTCCGGCAATCACTTAAAAACCCTTCATGGTTAGAAATAATACAAACTGCTTATAATCAACACATTAGTTTAATTGTAAGCGAAGATTGTAAGCCTAACGACATGGACCCGTATACTGTTTGTGCTTTAGCCCTTGTTGAAGTGGAAGTCGATATACTTACCGGAAATTATCATCTTCCTCGTGTGGATATCTTGGAAGATGCAGGTGAGAGTCTGAATCCAAATGTAGATATTGGACAAATTGAAGGAGCATTTATAATGGGTCTCGGCTATTGGACGTCTGAAGAAATAGTTGTCGATGAAAATACTGGGGAACTGAAGACGAATCGAACATGGAATTATAAACCGCCCGGAGCTAAAGACATACCGATAGATTTTCGCATTGAGATGTTAAGCGGCAGTCCAAATGTAGCTGGGTTTATGCGATCTAAAGGTATTATTTGATAATTTGTATCTAATcatatatggtttttttttttaataatatttctaatttcaGCAACTGGAGAACCAGCAATTTGTTTGGGAATAGCTGTAGGCTTTGCTTTGCAAGAAGCCTTACAGTCTTCACGTTCTGATGCTGGTTTAGCGAAAAAGTGGATTCCCTTAACTGCGCCTATGACACCGGAGCGAGTTTTGCTACATTCAGGCACCGATTATAGCATGCTGCATCTGAATTATACTTAATTGTACTAATTAAAATGTACCGAATTGATTAATTTAGAAACTTACTTACTTAGAATATTATACCACAGCACGGAAAGACGTGAACATTTGCACAGGTATTTCTTAGGTCCTGGGGAAGGTTCGAACGGCGGCCTTGTTTGCAAAATCACCCCCGATTTCGCAATTAatgtctacatatgtacatatatgtatttataacttGAAAATTGGTAATGATGAAGCTTGGAACCTCGGAGCGGCCATATGCTACTTTCTatcgttttatgttaaaagtcacaacatgtcataaataaaaaaattatattacaaaacATAAGCAAGTGTTCAATATTCATGTAAgaattatttgataatttttttcttcaaaaatacaaaataaaatcacacagCTATTGACAGGGTACAgtggtttttgtttacatttttatactcttgcaacttgcaggaatcaaacaGGGAGCCAGGGAGGTCCCTTAAGATGAGAAACgttaaccagaggatcgaaatccaaggaattttatatacacatatacatataatacaacttatacactgaccgacatattcggcttAAGGTTTATTAGAAAAGCGAAAATTTGTATACTTGTATAGTAAGCAGTATATGGGAGTTGTAGTAGTATCgacccaattttatttattaacttcatgccacatatcaaaaatatgttccctggatttcattaaagtacagtacatacataagtacaatcaccaatcacatAGTGttaagtcagccggatgttcgaaaatccttccAATAGTTATATGGGCTCTAGGTTAAGTTTTCGCACAATTGTATCTATTCTAGGCACAAGTGACATTTTCgctaaaaagttaaatatagatacggggtccacatattcgatacCTAGGGGTTTTGGTAggatttgggcaatttttggACACaacgttttatattttaaaaaaattattagtgcaaatccCGTTTATCCCGTTGTATCAATTTCTTCCTGATTTCtgcactggaaagtgaaagaattaaaGGGAATTTAAAACTGCGTATCAGAGTTGGACAAAattgtaaattcattaataacaACGAGAAATAACTAATTTTAGTGCGATTGAAAAGTGAACATTTGTGTAAATAAGTGCTGTGATTGTATAGACAGAGTTCAATTCTCAATGTGAATCAAATTTAGATTGCAGCAGAGCAGATTGTAAACATGTGAAAAGcagcatttttaaaatttcgaataaaatataaattactcTCAGCATCACCGTAGGCAATGCAGGCAAATGCATTGAGCCTTACTTGTGTTATGCAGGCATcaacaagtttcattaagaaagAAGTGTGTATCAGAGgtaaacaaaattgtaaacTCATTAATAacataaagaaataacaaatttcaaaggaaataaaatatatgagagTAAATGACTCTCAGCATCACCGCAGGCAATGCAGGCAAATGCACTGAGTGGCGCGCCGTTACTTGTGTTATGAAGGCATCAACAAGTTTCAATAAGAAAGAAGTGCGTATCAGAGGTGGGCAAAATTGTAAACTCATTAATAacataaagaaataacaatttcaaaggcaataaaatatatgagaGTAAATGACTCTCAGCATCACCGTAGGCAATGCAGGCAAATGCACTGAGTGGCGCGCCGTTACTTGTGTTATGAAGGCATcaacaagtttcattaagaaagAACTGCGTATCAGAGGTGAACAAAATTGTAAACTcattaataacataaaaaaataacaaatttcaaaggcaataaaatatatgagaaCAGGCGAATGACTCTCAGCGTCACCGTAGGCAATGCAGGCAAATGCATTGAGTGGCGCGCCGTTATTTGTGTCATGCCGGCATCAACAAGTTTCAATAAGAAAGAAGTGCGTATCAGAGGTGGACAAAATTGTAACATGAAGAAAGAACTACTTTTAGTGcaattgtaaatgaaaatttgtgtaaataagtgatgtgaaataaaatgtgaaacaaCCTTTAACGTTCAATGAGCATTTTGCTTGAGTGTGTGTTAAGAAAAGTATTgtgatgtaaaaataaaaatagtgcaaGGAATTCATGCTAGAAAAGATTACCGGGAAGTGCTGTTGACTATAAGGAGCACCAAATGTATAGGTGGGTGCGATTAAAAGCgaaaatttgtgtaaataagTGATGTGAATGTATGGACAGAGTTCAATACTCAATGTGAAACAAATTTAGCAGAGCAGATTGTGAACATGTGAAAAGcagcattttaaaatttcgtataaaatataaagtaaaatatatgaGAACAGGTGAATGACTCTCAGCGTCACCGTAGGCAATGCAGGCAAATGCACTGAGTGGCGCGCCGTTATTTGTGTCATGCCGGCATCAACAACTTCTTAAAAAAAGTGAGTATCAGAGTTGAACAAATTGTAAATTCATTATAACataaaagaaataacaaatttcaaaggcaataaaatatatgagaaCAGGAGAATGACTCTCAGCGTCACCGTAGGCAATGCAGGCAAATGCATTGAGTGGCGCGCCGTTATTTGTGTCATGCCGGCATCAACAACTTTCATTAAGAAAGAAGTGCGTATCAGAGTTGGACATAATTGTAACATAAAGAAATAACTAAGTTTAGTGCgattaaaagtgaatatttgtgtaaataagtGATGTGAACCAAATTTAGATTGCAGTAAAGGTTTGTAAATATGTGAAaagcaacattttcaaaatttcgtgtaaaatagtgaaaagaaagtgaaaaatgtgcgaAAGTAGTTGGAAAAGCATTAAATTGTGAAACAACCTTGAACGTTCAATGATCATTTTGTTAAAGTGTGTGTTAAGAAAAGTGTTGTGATATAAAAATAGTGCAAGGAATCCATGCCAGGAAAGACTACCGGGAATTGCTGTTGACTATTAGGAACAACAAACTTAAAGGTGagttctttacatatttagttgCGGCTATATCttcataaattataatttcaacgCAACCTTATCTACAATCATTCaataatttccaataaaatatattaattacagCTTTTATACGCTCTATCATAAAAAAACAGTTGAGAAGTCCAGCCAGAGAACCCAAAACAATGACAAGGTGCAACCAAAGAACGTAAAacgatatacgttctctgtgtATACTATACAAATGTCACCAACAATAGTTgaaaccagagaacgtatattaaatttacgttctctggttCGCTTACCCTCGTAATCTCTTGCCAATACACAAAAGATAAcggaatgttttttttttaacttctgaGACATCTTAAGAAATGtaaaaccaaaactcaaatgCACATATAAGTGTAAACTTTTTCATAACATCTTATTTAcaagttaatattttgtttctaGCTTTTTATGATTAATATTTAAGCTGTTCCAAAGATATAAGAAAGCAAACTTATTAAGAAAAGAATGGCAACCACCAATTTGAAACTACTTTGTTATCAAACATATGATTTCCAAACTGTCCTTACGTTGTATTCTATGAACATCGAATTCTATGAACGTCGATAGAAATTGTAGACGCGAATCTACATAAATAGGTATACgaatcaataattaaaattttcattcttCGTGtctatttataattaaaataaaaaaatatgaaaatttaaatgatatttaCAGAGCAAAGCATTTGatatatatgttattatattaaaatgcgAATTCCCGCATCGTGAAGttgcttttcatttaaaaatgacGAACTGGCTATACTTCTCAACCGTTTCCTAACACACTGCGTATTAAAACTGCGCATATCAATCATATCAAAATTTCCTTAAAAGCTATCAAATTAGTAGAGTTAGGATTGTAGAGTAGGTAGAACAGGCAGAGGGGTGGCGAAATATAAGTAAATTCATTTTAGCATAAAATTGTAAGCCGTAAatttaagaatggtgattatgtGATAATGAGTATGGAGAAAATAACATTAACACATTTGGACGGGTGGGTTAAGgggacaaaatatatatatactatatgcattTAAATACCCACGACTTAGAAGCGAAGGCACACAACAGAGCGCTAACGCAaattggaacatttttttgtgaaccttatcgccacgcccctggtggggatagaggggaggttgagggctttcctgaaagccccaggtgtgaactaactcgcaaaattagtttgatcccccccggccccataccccccaaactgtagtgaaacaaaaggggggcaCATGGTGAAAACGGTACTTATccttgtttttgtgataactactcacATAATTACCTGTATATACTTGTGTACCTGTATGTGACATACTTTTATGTTCTATTGTTTCTATGGGGTTAACTCGTTTAacattcaattttttgttggaaacacaaaaatatatgtacatacttacactgCCAGCACGTGGACACAGTAAACAGTGGTGACGATATTCGTAAATACCCGAACATGGTGAAATATTACATAGACGGCCATAGAAGCACTTATTGCTGCTGGTGGTCTTAGAAACCTTGTAAAAAACCTCCGAACTCATGTTTTAAGTCTATAGATTATTTAATTGATATATCAAAAAAACCACAATTTATTTTACAGAATAGTATTATCTATCAATTTTCTTGTGCAAATTTTAGCGTATCATACATAGCGTTCACTTTTCAGTGAAATACCAAAGCTCTGCCACTACTCGACCGCTTGCTTTTTAATAAAAGCTCTGACagtaatttgtttgaaattaacgaaatacaagGTTCATTCCTagaagtaaacaggacttttttaGATAATTGCCCTCTGATGGAACCATCTATATGTCCGACTAGTGTGTGTTAGAATCGGCTATCCTTATCGGTGCCCGGtagagaatttcatgacatttcattgattggagtGAAGTTGTGCGTTTTAAATGTCCAGCAAGTTTGTGTTATTGGTGTTTTTAGAAAATAGAGCTTCGAAcaaagccaacattaaattttcttttcaagtgGTAACTTTTATAAAgagtttcaattgatgaaacagtttatggcgatgattgccttcGTAGCAGAGTGCGCGAGTGATTTCAGCATTTCAACGTTTCAAAGTGGTGTGAGTGCGATGACGTCAACATGTGGGCCCAATGAAAATCCGTGATCAAcggaaaattccatcgaaactgtgcccGGATTCATCAAAATCAGCCAATCATCGTGAAagtcatggaaatgaaattgaacatctcaaaacatcgattaatcGCATttcgaccgaacatttgggcttacgaaaggtgtgtacacCGCAGTTTGATTGTCAAATTATTTGACGACCAAAAGGGTAGCAGAATCCCAGCTTATTCGATCGACGATGTATTATATTGAACCGTTGCGCTTCGCCGACATTTGCTGTcacgtatttttcaaagaaacatttttaattcatttgtcACTAACAATAAGCAAAACTACATCTAAGCTGCAGCCGCCACAGAAGCGCCGAACATAAATTTCTAAGTTCACGCGCTTTCACCGTATTTTCCTACCACACGCACGGCCTTATATATGACTTTCTAAGTCCTTGTGGGATTGTCGGTCACTTGTTTACTCAAGGGTGCCATTCTTTAcaaacacacacccacataaAAACAATCATTGTTTTATACTCCATCTTCCTTCAGCACTTGTACACTTGCACTGTTTGTACAGTTACTTAGAGGTGTTCTTGCATCCTTTCTACTTTCTTTTCCACCTCATACAAGTGTTGAACACAATGGGCgcgacacgacatggcagcacgacagtgaactgtaaatggcgtcgtgaatctttctacatgaacatttgtaagaaggcagcgacataacaatggctGGCATGTACtcaagacaacacagctgtccattttgcatgtacacaatttcgttgtggccatactaatacctttcttttcattgaaattttagtatctattttgtttaaagtgaaattttgtatgcaaaaaataagaaaataggtaaatttatttgttttaaattatcaattgttattacaaatgatataatagagctattttatgcttttatttgtaaaataacgtcaggtttgttagagctttgaataattttacattttacatattagtggcataaccactctacctcatctcttTACTgtcagcaaatataaaaatttattgaagttagcgagagcgacaactatCAGCTGCccgcagtcgtgtagtcgtgcagctgtcaaaacaAATGTGTCCATAAGagcgtgtgtattttaatatttgacagatgtcacttgcagtctgtcgcgttcaatgtgttcagcacttcataTATCCGTGCACGTATCCTTTCGATATACAACGCATTCTTTGTAATTACCCAATTACAATGGCTGTGCAAATACTAAATTTTCTGCTACTTAGTTCTTCTTGCCTCTTCGTGCCACGCAAAAGAgaacttcaaaataaaaactaatttgtgCTAGTTTCTTTGTCGACCCACTCCAGtgactacacatacatacattctttTCTGCGAGTAGACAACCACTTCGAGAATTCAAGTGCTGCTTGCTTGGTCTATGCCCATTTTCTTTTCcgttttctttttgcttttggttttaCTTAAGATAAAAGTCTCCTTTGAAGTGCGttgggtgtgtgtgtgatagCTATTTACAGTTTATCataatttcctttaatttaatgtgaaaacagtttttgtgtgtgtgtcaaaCTCGGAGTTTCTTAAACCCCCAATTAGTTCAGGCTACTTACGAAGGACACATAAGCGTAAAGCTCTTAACTTATTGAGAAAATTCAAAAGTTAATATAGAAGGCTAATCCGTCGAGGTTATATTAAGTTCATTTTCCTCCGCAAACTCGAGATTAGTCTCCATTTCGAAGTTTTGCATTAAacacttcaaattaatattgAGTTTAACACAATTTCCTTCCAAACGTCAAAAAAATTTCTGTTACTGTTAAACTCAGAGTTTGTTAAATACACAATTTATTCATTAACACAAAGCGGCG
The sequence above is drawn from the Bactrocera tryoni isolate S06 chromosome 1, CSIRO_BtryS06_freeze2, whole genome shotgun sequence genome and encodes:
- the LOC120766688 gene encoding LOW QUALITY PROTEIN: indole-3-acetaldehyde oxidase-like (The sequence of the model RefSeq protein was modified relative to this genomic sequence to represent the inferred CDS: inserted 2 bases in 2 codons; deleted 1 base in 1 codon) gives rise to the protein MLCNLLTVADEQSSITDESFRTSEEYHSLVFSIGCGVCVCVVTGKHPITGNVRTWTVNSCLTLLNTCVDWDITTTEGIGNKRVGYHPIQKRLAKMNGTQCGFCSPGFVMSMYGLLKSKGLNVTMEEVENSFGGNICRCTGYRPILATMKSFAVDSAIEVPEECQDIEDINNIICTKTSNLCKSSCTILSKRPPINYKDGSDWYWPKSIGELFSTIKNXKIKKYFLVAGNTATGVFRSDPFIKTFIDVNCVSELRQHSITPKVLTLGANLSLTDTMAIFEEAAKIKGFEYCQQLWNHFDLIANLPVRNMGTLAGNLIMKHNHNDFPSDVYIIFEALKAQVVLQESLIKEKAVTMTEFLKIDMSGKIIKEIILRPYIHEQYIFDSYKIMIRAQNAHAYVNAAFLISVERPSLKIQNARICFGGISPGFIHAMEIEEFMKGTQLNDSQVIAKIFSIASSTFIADSAPSNGSPEYRQKLAAGLLYKTILKNTPESLIPQRLLSGAEILKRPVSSGKQLFEIIPEDFPVHQPIEKYEGLTQTAGEATYANDIPVAVNQLWAAFVTAKLVGATVASIDTSAAFKLPGVVAFLTSKDIPGKNTISGDEPMFFLENEELFVSGAIKFYNKPIGVIVAGSNATANMAAELVKITYVDGEGSEVFPTLHDVLKSSRSDRINHTVKSLIENLNIEENYDVCGLGKLDLGLQYHFFLEPHTAAVIPFEGGLEVYATTQWMDLLQGVLTELLDXEIQVKVRRLGGGFGGKGTRNSFAACAASLAALKLNRPVRFVQSIESMMNVLGKRWAFHCQYEFYVKHTGKIVALRSEFYEDAGYQSNESPMGHTVLVSKNCYEFTDNYKLDGYMVLTDSPSNTPCRGPGSVEGIAMIENIIEHISFETGLDPIDVRKANLIPGHKMEQMLVYFIQSTDYKMRKQKVKTFNENNRWRKKGLGIAIMEYHIGYFGQFPATLAIYHRDGTVIISHGGIEMGQGMNTKIAQLASLELGIPVDMIRFEGSNTVNGANSMVTGGSIGSETLCYAVRKCCNIINERLKNVRQSLKNPSWLEIIQTAYNQHISLIVSEDCKPNDMDPYTVCALALVEVEVDILTGNYHLPRVDILEDAGESLNPNVDIGQIEGAFIMGLGYWTSEEIVVDENTGELKTNRTWNYKPPGAKDIPIDFRIEMLSGSPNVAGFMRSKATGEPAICLGIAVGFALQEALQSSRSDAGLAKKWIPLTAPMTPERVLLHSGTDYSMLHLNYT